In Chryseobacterium salivictor, the DNA window ATGAAAAACCATATCAATCCCGAAAACATCTCGAAGCTTTTTTTGAAGTTCACTTTCAAACTCAATTTTCATTTTCAAATGATTTTCTATTTCTGATAATTTCTCTTCTGGAAGCATTGATCGCTTTCGTCTGTTATCTTCAACTTTGAAAACTTTGTTAGAATAAATCTCTTTGTATTTGCTCAAAATGGCTTTGATTTGTTTTCTTCTGTTATCATTTTTACCATTATCAAAAACAATTTGATTTCCTGAAATCGTTTTAAGTTTTACTCCGTTTTTTAAAATGTTAAAAGATTTTTCATCATTTGTGTTTTTGCTTAGCTTATATCCATTTCTTTTGAGTAAAGTTTCCAATTGATTAAGAGAACTTATTTTGTAATTCAGTAGTTTATCGAGTTCTTCTCCCGATTTTAATCCATATAATTTTTCCAAAGTATTGCTTAAAGCTTTCTGGGCTTTAAGCCTTTCATAACTATCATTAATCTTTTTTCCGCTCTGTTTATCTACTCTGGTAGAAATTAGATGTACATGATTATTGTCCGTATCATTATGAAAAACTACGATAAAAGGTTGGTTTCCGTAACCCATTTCTTCCATGAAGTTTTCCGCTACCTTTGTCAATTCTTCTTTGCTGTGCTGCTGAAACTTTGTAGAGATCACCACGTGAAATTGTGGCTTCTTTACTTTTTCACTTTTCGAAATTGATTTGAAATAATCTCTAACTTCCTGCTGATTGCTGTTTTCATTAATGAACGATGGAAAATTTTTCATCAGCATTAATTCTCCTGTTCCTTTCTCTACTTTTTTATCATTGTATTTTACCCCATTGAAATCTGAACCTGATGAACCTAAAATCTTAATGATCATTTGCGATTAATGAATAGATTTTCTTAAAAATTTCGTTTTGTTTTTCTTTCAGTTCAATGACTGTTTTTAATTGTTCACCGAAATTTTTCA includes these proteins:
- a CDS encoding relaxase/mobilization nuclease domain-containing protein; its protein translation is MIIKILGSSGSDFNGVKYNDKKVEKGTGELMLMKNFPSFINENSNQQEVRDYFKSISKSEKVKKPQFHVVISTKFQQHSKEELTKVAENFMEEMGYGNQPFIVVFHNDTDNNHVHLISTRVDKQSGKKINDSYERLKAQKALSNTLEKLYGLKSGEELDKLLNYKISSLNQLETLLKRNGYKLSKNTNDEKSFNILKNGVKLKTISGNQIVFDNGKNDNRRKQIKAILSKYKEIYSNKVFKVEDNRRKRSMLPEEKLSEIENHLKMKIEFESELQKKLRDVFGIDMVFHSKEDKNPFGYTVIDHKTQKVYKGSDIVKMNELFDFTPNKIDKKLFEILKDYNIQNQESKKIVLEFISKNNPKIEIKDFMLFENRKKKDLEMYRKVQFEVKDFIKNSKQNYDKNISITRGEDEKIYAIHTRYHYIGELQSLIGEKEFQKFMNPIQANEIRVQSKEKTEINKAIDEMLFEFMKSSTAAKDPAENELRKKRKKKK